Proteins from one Streptomyces sp. 840.1 genomic window:
- a CDS encoding rod shape-determining protein, translating to MRSLRDGQRHVRSAHRQHRGATRGLALDLGSSRTRAWIPGQGLVSDTGNGPGGEYGRGGPVRRGRIVDTESCGRMLGRIADMALGADRDDTVIVLSHPVLAGSEHRAAAREILGALGPSRVVVLDSARAAAACAGPQDGGPLLVVDAGAELTEATLLVDGRVRDARLAETGLSDLGPGEPPTAVVRAVLDMVMAMWQQDRHGAVLGALRKGPLLAGGGALRPDVTDRIAVRLGVAVRLPDDPATTVVRGAGMFLSSALRHGAVEPALPGRAG from the coding sequence ATGCGTTCTTTGCGCGACGGACAGCGACACGTCCGCTCCGCTCACCGGCAGCACCGGGGAGCGACCCGGGGGCTCGCGCTCGACCTCGGCAGCTCCAGGACCCGTGCCTGGATCCCCGGACAGGGTCTCGTGTCCGACACCGGGAACGGCCCCGGCGGTGAGTACGGCCGGGGCGGCCCGGTCCGGCGCGGACGCATCGTCGACACCGAGTCGTGCGGGCGGATGCTCGGCCGTATCGCGGACATGGCACTGGGCGCCGACCGCGACGACACCGTGATCGTCCTCAGCCACCCCGTACTCGCGGGCTCCGAACACCGCGCCGCCGCGCGGGAGATCCTCGGCGCGCTCGGCCCTTCGCGCGTCGTCGTGCTGGACAGCGCCAGGGCCGCCGCCGCGTGCGCGGGGCCGCAGGACGGCGGGCCGCTGCTCGTCGTCGACGCCGGTGCCGAACTGACCGAGGCGACGCTCCTGGTGGACGGGCGGGTCCGCGACGCCCGGCTGGCCGAGACCGGGCTCAGCGACCTGGGCCCCGGCGAACCGCCCACCGCCGTCGTCCGGGCCGTCCTGGACATGGTCATGGCTATGTGGCAGCAGGACCGGCACGGCGCGGTGCTCGGCGCGCTCCGCAAGGGCCCGTTGCTCGCCGGAGGCGGCGCGCTGCGCCCGGACGTCACCGACCGGATCGCGGTCCGCCTCGGCGTCGCGGTCCGGCTCCCGGACGACCCGGCGACCACCGTCGTGCGCGGGGCCGGGATGTTCCTCAGCTCCGCGCTCCGCCACGGAGCCGTCGAACCCGCCCTGCCCGGCCGAGCCGGGTGA
- the ligA gene encoding NAD-dependent DNA ligase LigA, producing MEGMTNSAVVLADTAAYAVAVEEASQAAAAYYATGESTLDDDAYDRLARAIAAYELAHPQEVLADSPTGKVAGGAAVGDVPHTVPMLSLDNVFSAGQFVTWTASLERRIGRPVAAWSVEPKLDGLAVAARYREGRLERLITRGDGTAGEDVSHAIGTVAGLPARLTEPVTIEMRGEILMTAEQFEQANAIRTEHGGAPFANARNGAAGTLRAKDRPYTVEMTFFAYGALALPESGEPAGTLAELPHSEVLEYAAKLGVHTAADTDVAPRTVTTAEDVQLRVEEIAALRASLPFGIDGIVIKADLAADQREAGSGTRAPRWAIAYKLPAVEKVTRLLGVEWNVGRTGIIAPRAVLEPVEIDGSTVSYATLHNPADITRRDLRLGDHVMVYKAGDIIPRIEAPVAHLRTGEEQPVEFPEACPQCGSEIDTREQRWRCVRGRNCRLVASVSYAAGRDQLDIEGLGATRVVQLVDAGLVSDFADLFVLEREQLLALERMGDTSTDNLLAAIDAARAQPLSRVFCALGVRGTGRSMSRRIARYFAHMDRIRAADAETLQLVDGIGKEKAGGVVAELVELAPLIEKLVAAGVNMTEPGATPPPEPGRQADAGGESADGEGADGEGADGEGADERPLDGMTVVVTGAMTGALEKLSRNEMNELIERAGGKASSSVSKRTTLLVAGEKAGSKRTKAEDLGVRIAAPEEFAGLVEEFLPHRV from the coding sequence ATGGAGGGCATGACGAACTCAGCTGTTGTGCTCGCCGATACCGCTGCCTACGCCGTCGCGGTGGAAGAGGCGTCGCAGGCCGCCGCCGCGTACTACGCCACGGGCGAGAGCACGCTCGACGACGATGCGTACGACCGGCTGGCGCGCGCGATCGCCGCGTACGAACTGGCCCATCCGCAGGAGGTGCTGGCCGATTCGCCGACCGGCAAGGTGGCGGGCGGCGCGGCCGTCGGGGATGTCCCGCACACCGTGCCGATGCTCTCCCTGGACAACGTTTTCTCGGCCGGGCAGTTCGTCACCTGGACCGCCTCGCTGGAGCGCCGGATAGGCAGGCCGGTCGCCGCCTGGAGCGTCGAGCCGAAGCTCGACGGCCTCGCGGTCGCCGCCCGTTACCGCGAGGGCAGGCTGGAGCGGCTGATTACCCGCGGCGACGGCACGGCCGGTGAGGACGTGTCGCACGCGATCGGCACCGTCGCCGGTCTCCCCGCACGGCTCACCGAGCCGGTCACGATCGAGATGCGCGGCGAGATCCTGATGACGGCCGAGCAGTTCGAACAGGCCAACGCCATCCGCACCGAGCACGGCGGCGCGCCCTTCGCCAACGCGCGCAACGGCGCGGCGGGCACCCTGCGCGCCAAGGACCGCCCCTACACCGTGGAGATGACGTTCTTCGCGTACGGCGCCCTGGCGCTGCCCGAATCCGGCGAGCCGGCCGGCACCCTGGCCGAACTGCCCCACAGCGAGGTCCTGGAATACGCCGCGAAGCTCGGCGTGCACACCGCGGCGGACACGGACGTGGCGCCGCGCACCGTCACCACCGCCGAGGACGTCCAGCTGCGGGTCGAGGAAATCGCGGCGCTGCGGGCCTCGTTGCCCTTCGGGATCGACGGCATCGTGATCAAGGCCGACCTCGCGGCGGACCAGCGCGAGGCCGGCTCGGGCACCCGTGCCCCGCGCTGGGCCATCGCGTACAAGCTGCCGGCCGTCGAGAAGGTCACCCGGCTCCTGGGCGTCGAGTGGAACGTGGGCCGGACCGGCATCATCGCGCCGAGGGCGGTGCTGGAGCCGGTCGAGATCGACGGATCGACCGTCAGCTACGCCACGCTCCACAACCCGGCCGACATCACCCGCCGCGATCTGCGCCTGGGCGACCACGTGATGGTCTACAAGGCGGGCGACATCATCCCCCGGATCGAGGCCCCGGTCGCCCACCTGCGGACCGGCGAGGAACAGCCGGTCGAGTTCCCGGAGGCCTGCCCGCAGTGCGGCTCCGAGATCGACACGAGAGAGCAGCGCTGGCGCTGTGTCCGGGGCCGGAACTGCCGCCTCGTCGCCTCCGTCTCGTACGCGGCCGGGCGCGACCAGCTCGATATCGAGGGGCTCGGCGCGACCCGCGTCGTCCAGCTCGTCGACGCCGGACTTGTCTCGGACTTCGCGGATCTGTTCGTCCTGGAGCGCGAGCAGCTGCTGGCGCTGGAGCGGATGGGTGACACCAGCACGGACAATCTGCTGGCCGCGATCGACGCGGCGCGCGCCCAGCCGCTCTCACGGGTGTTCTGTGCGCTGGGGGTACGCGGCACCGGACGCTCCATGTCGCGGCGGATCGCCCGGTACTTCGCGCACATGGACCGCATCAGAGCGGCCGACGCCGAGACGCTGCAGCTCGTCGACGGGATCGGCAAGGAGAAGGCCGGGGGAGTGGTCGCGGAGCTGGTGGAGCTGGCGCCGCTGATCGAGAAGCTCGTCGCCGCCGGGGTCAACATGACGGAGCCGGGCGCGACCCCGCCCCCGGAGCCGGGCCGGCAGGCGGACGCGGGGGGCGAGAGCGCGGACGGGGAAGGTGCGGACGGGGAAGGTGCGGACGGCGAGGGTGCGGACGAGCGGCCGCTCGACGGGATGACCGTGGTGGTCACCGGTGCCATGACGGGAGCGCTGGAGAAGCTCTCGCGCAACGAGATGAACGAGCTGATCGAGCGGGCGGGTGGCAAGGCCTCCTCCAGCGTCTCCAAGCGCACCACGCTTCTGGTGGCCGGTGAGAAGGCCGGATCCAAGCGGACCAAGGCCGAGGACCTGGGCGTCCGGATCGCCGCCCCCGAGGAGTTCGCCGGGCTGGTCGAGGAATTCCTGCCGCACCGGGTGTGA